Proteins co-encoded in one uncultured Draconibacterium sp. genomic window:
- a CDS encoding DUF6588 family protein, with the protein MKKIFLVALIALAGFKFTKAQSDVADMLRFGLHDANLLIEAYSEPYAKGLGVAMNNSWYYTAETHKLWGFDLAFSVSAFKVPDSDKTFDVNGLGLQHVYARDGQNIASTAAGSGEGVSLYSDVEINGETTTVPYFSTPKGSDVDVVPVPIIQATFGLLPNTDVILRYVPKVEFEIDDEDAEAGLWGLGFKHNIRESLPVIKHLPMDIALFGAYSNISGESEIDFDYTVYGFSNPAGYVQDPNQKGEFATKNMKYGVIVSKKIAVITFFGSVTGNSSKTTFDILGKYPVPDPAKLGTNITNFDDLLVNAMTEEEDPISLKYKDNYIGIDAGFRLKLAFFSLFGSISKANYVSYNGGISFGIR; encoded by the coding sequence ATGAAAAAAATCTTTCTTGTTGCATTGATAGCCCTGGCAGGCTTTAAATTCACTAAAGCCCAATCGGATGTAGCAGATATGTTACGTTTTGGATTGCATGATGCCAATCTGTTGATTGAAGCATACTCGGAGCCTTATGCGAAAGGTCTTGGGGTAGCGATGAATAATTCGTGGTACTATACGGCCGAAACACATAAGCTATGGGGATTTGATCTGGCTTTTTCGGTTAGTGCGTTTAAAGTTCCTGATTCTGATAAAACCTTTGATGTAAATGGTTTGGGATTACAACATGTGTATGCACGGGATGGTCAGAATATAGCATCTACTGCTGCCGGTAGTGGCGAGGGGGTAAGCTTGTATTCTGACGTTGAAATTAATGGTGAGACCACCACTGTGCCGTATTTTTCTACTCCAAAAGGTAGCGATGTTGACGTTGTTCCGGTTCCGATTATTCAGGCCACATTTGGTTTGCTGCCAAATACTGATGTAATATTACGTTACGTGCCTAAAGTAGAGTTTGAGATTGATGACGAAGATGCAGAGGCCGGACTTTGGGGCCTGGGCTTTAAGCATAATATTCGCGAGTCGTTGCCGGTTATTAAACATTTGCCGATGGATATTGCTCTGTTTGGGGCGTATTCGAATATTAGTGGTGAGTCAGAAATCGATTTCGATTATACTGTTTACGGTTTTTCCAACCCTGCCGGATATGTGCAGGATCCGAATCAAAAAGGAGAATTTGCTACAAAAAATATGAAGTATGGGGTAATCGTTTCGAAAAAGATTGCGGTAATTACATTTTTCGGATCAGTTACCGGTAACTCCAGTAAAACTACATTTGATATTTTGGGAAAATACCCGGTTCCTGATCCGGCGAAGTTGGGCACGAATATTACGAATTTTGACGATTTATTGGTTAATGCCATGACCGAGGAAGAAGACCCTATTTCTTTAAAGTATAAAGATAATTACATCGGAATAGATGCAGGCTTTCGATTGAAGTTAGCATTTTTCAGCCTGTTTGGTTCCATCAGTAAAGCCAACTATGTAAGTTATAATGGCGGTATTAGTTTTGGAATCCGCTAG
- a CDS encoding NAD(P)-dependent oxidoreductase has product MKKDITIGWIGTGVMGVSMLGHLNKAGYSCTTYTRTKSKAESLLANGVKWADSPAEVAAVSDVVFTIVGFPKDVREVYLGENGILAKAKPGAVWVDMTTTEPSLAVEIYEAAKAKNIQSVDAPVSGGDVGAKNGTLSIMAGGDKEAFDKVYPLFEILGKQIVYQGEAGSGQHTKMCNQITIAGTMIGVCEALLYGHKAGLDLPTMLSSISGGAAGCWTLDNLAPRIVNRNFDPGFFVEHFIKDMGIALKEAEAMGLSLPGLALVKQLYLAVQAQGHGKLGTHALMLALEKLSGL; this is encoded by the coding sequence ATGAAAAAAGATATTACAATTGGTTGGATTGGCACCGGAGTGATGGGAGTTTCCATGCTGGGCCACTTAAATAAAGCAGGTTATTCGTGTACCACCTATACCCGAACAAAAAGTAAGGCAGAATCATTGCTGGCAAACGGCGTAAAATGGGCCGACAGCCCGGCAGAAGTTGCTGCTGTTTCCGATGTTGTTTTTACTATTGTTGGATTCCCGAAAGATGTTCGAGAAGTATATTTGGGCGAAAACGGAATTTTGGCAAAAGCAAAACCGGGTGCTGTTTGGGTTGATATGACAACCACCGAGCCGAGTTTAGCGGTTGAGATTTATGAGGCTGCCAAAGCTAAAAATATACAGTCGGTTGATGCGCCGGTTTCGGGTGGCGATGTTGGTGCTAAAAATGGCACACTGTCGATAATGGCCGGTGGCGATAAAGAAGCTTTCGATAAGGTTTATCCCCTGTTCGAAATTCTGGGAAAACAAATCGTTTACCAGGGTGAAGCCGGATCGGGACAACATACAAAAATGTGTAACCAGATTACCATTGCCGGAACAATGATCGGCGTTTGCGAAGCCTTGTTGTATGGCCATAAAGCCGGTCTTGATCTGCCAACCATGCTCTCATCAATTAGTGGGGGAGCGGCAGGTTGCTGGACACTCGATAACCTGGCGCCACGTATCGTAAATCGTAATTTCGACCCTGGATTTTTTGTGGAGCATTTTATTAAAGATATGGGAATTGCCTTAAAAGAAGCAGAAGCAATGGGCTTGTCGTTACCCGGACTGGCGCTGGTAAAACAACTTTACCTGGCTGTTCAGGCGCAGGGTCACGGAAAACTGGGAACACATGCCTTAATGCTTGCTTTGGAGAAGTTATCGGGTTTGTAA
- a CDS encoding class I SAM-dependent methyltransferase, with protein MSNFWNNRYSATEYAYGEAPNSFIKEELPKLHPGKALFPAEGEGRNAVFAATLGWEVTAFDPSSEGKRKAQLLADKHNVSINYLVTDYENANFEKEYFDCICLTYTHMPENIRNKVHQKLASFLKPGGTLILEGFSKEQINRNTGGPKEVGFLFDENELKNDFKSLSSLSTRKMDIELDEGPYHKGISSIIRLKGMK; from the coding sequence ATGAGCAACTTTTGGAATAACAGATACAGTGCAACAGAATATGCTTATGGCGAAGCTCCCAATTCATTTATCAAAGAAGAATTGCCAAAACTTCACCCCGGAAAAGCATTATTCCCTGCTGAAGGAGAAGGACGAAATGCGGTTTTTGCAGCAACACTTGGATGGGAAGTAACAGCTTTTGATCCCAGTAGTGAAGGAAAAAGAAAAGCACAGCTCCTGGCTGACAAACATAATGTTTCAATCAACTACCTGGTAACCGATTATGAAAATGCAAATTTTGAAAAAGAGTATTTTGATTGTATTTGTCTGACATATACTCATATGCCGGAAAATATAAGAAACAAAGTTCATCAAAAACTAGCTTCGTTTTTAAAACCTGGTGGTACACTAATACTTGAAGGTTTTTCGAAAGAACAAATAAATAGAAATACAGGTGGGCCTAAAGAAGTAGGCTTCCTTTTTGATGAAAATGAATTAAAAAACGACTTTAAAAGTCTTAGTTCATTATCAACTCGCAAAATGGATATAGAACTTGATGAAGGGCCTTACCACAAAGGTATTTCGTCAATTATCAGGTTAAAAGGAATGAAGTAA
- the rho gene encoding transcription termination factor Rho, with the protein MYDILELNKKLVPELKEIAKELKIKRVESYKKQDLIYKILDTQAVLEAENKGQKNSPKDEKEGAGNRKKQSDRNAPNDDEPRRSKRPRQRVETVKREKVGSGPKKKQSDKIDDKVQTRQDQIKAIIKGFTKEKSAAEPKQQNIEAKAKPEEVKTTPQPQQQNQQTQEKKQEQQKPEVKVQQAKEQPQPQQQQQQQQQQRGAQQRHPQNQQSQQNQQNQPRQNTGGKDDRQRPQNRNQQHGQQQGNRQKQRQFEFEGIINNTGVLEILADGYGFLRSSDYNYLNSPDDIYVSQSQIKLFGLKTGDTVKGTVRPPKEGEKYFPLIKVLEINGRSPEFIRDRVPFDHLTPLFPDEKFNLTGNGHDNVSTRVVDMFAPIGKGQRGLIVAQPKTGKTVLLKEIANAIAANHPEVYMIVLLIDERPEEVTDMARSVHAEVIASTFDEPADKHVKVANIVLEKAKRLTECGHDVVILLDSITRLARAYNTVQPASGKVLSGGVDANALHKPKRFFGAARNIEEGGSLTIMATALTETGSKMDEVIFEEFKGTGNMELQLDRKLSNKRIFPSVDIPTSSTRREDLLFSKDVLDKLWILRNYLGDMNALEAMEFIKTRLMRTASIEEFLASMNDG; encoded by the coding sequence ATGTATGATATTTTAGAACTGAACAAGAAACTTGTTCCTGAATTAAAAGAGATCGCCAAAGAGCTCAAAATTAAACGTGTAGAATCCTACAAAAAACAGGATCTTATTTACAAAATTTTAGATACCCAGGCTGTTCTTGAAGCTGAAAACAAAGGCCAAAAGAATTCTCCTAAAGATGAAAAAGAAGGAGCCGGTAATCGAAAAAAACAATCCGACAGAAACGCCCCGAATGACGATGAACCACGGCGTTCAAAACGTCCTCGCCAAAGAGTGGAGACTGTAAAACGTGAAAAAGTGGGATCAGGTCCGAAAAAGAAACAAAGCGACAAAATTGACGATAAAGTTCAAACACGTCAGGACCAGATAAAAGCAATAATAAAAGGCTTTACTAAGGAAAAGTCAGCTGCAGAGCCAAAGCAACAAAATATTGAAGCAAAGGCCAAGCCTGAGGAAGTAAAAACAACTCCTCAGCCACAACAGCAAAATCAACAAACTCAGGAAAAGAAACAAGAGCAACAAAAACCTGAAGTTAAAGTTCAACAAGCTAAAGAGCAGCCACAGCCACAACAACAACAACAACAACAACAACAACAACGTGGTGCACAGCAAAGACATCCACAAAACCAGCAGAGCCAGCAAAATCAACAGAATCAGCCAAGACAAAATACTGGCGGAAAAGACGACCGTCAAAGACCACAAAATAGAAATCAACAACATGGCCAGCAGCAGGGAAATCGCCAAAAACAGCGACAATTTGAGTTTGAAGGCATTATTAACAACACCGGTGTTTTAGAGATTTTGGCAGATGGTTACGGTTTCTTACGTTCATCAGATTACAATTATTTGAACTCGCCCGACGATATTTATGTATCGCAATCGCAGATTAAACTTTTTGGACTGAAAACCGGAGATACTGTGAAAGGAACAGTTCGCCCGCCAAAAGAAGGTGAAAAATATTTCCCACTGATAAAAGTTCTGGAGATTAACGGACGCAGCCCGGAATTTATTCGCGACCGCGTACCTTTCGATCACCTTACACCTTTATTCCCCGATGAAAAATTCAACCTTACCGGAAATGGTCACGACAACGTTTCAACACGAGTTGTTGATATGTTTGCGCCAATTGGTAAAGGACAGCGTGGTTTAATTGTTGCCCAGCCAAAAACTGGTAAAACGGTATTGCTGAAAGAAATTGCCAATGCAATTGCAGCCAACCACCCTGAGGTTTATATGATCGTATTATTGATCGATGAACGGCCTGAAGAGGTTACTGATATGGCACGCAGCGTACATGCCGAGGTAATTGCATCAACTTTTGATGAGCCGGCAGACAAACACGTAAAAGTGGCAAACATTGTACTGGAAAAGGCAAAACGTTTAACCGAATGTGGCCACGATGTGGTTATCCTGTTAGACTCGATTACACGTTTGGCTCGTGCATACAATACTGTTCAGCCTGCATCCGGGAAAGTACTTTCGGGTGGTGTTGACGCAAATGCTTTACATAAACCCAAACGTTTCTTCGGTGCTGCACGAAACATTGAAGAAGGTGGTTCTTTAACCATTATGGCTACGGCACTTACAGAAACCGGATCGAAAATGGACGAGGTTATTTTTGAAGAATTTAAAGGTACCGGTAACATGGAGCTGCAACTCGACAGAAAATTATCGAACAAACGTATTTTCCCTTCTGTGGATATTCCAACATCGAGTACCCGCCGTGAAGACCTTTTGTTCTCGAAAGATGTTCTCGACAAACTGTGGATATTACGCAACTACCTTGGCGACATGAACGCCCTGGAAGCAATGGAGTTTATAAAAACAAGATTGATGCGTACTGCAAGTATCGAAGAATTCCTTGCATCGATGAACGATGGCTAG
- a CDS encoding fumarate hydratase produces MADFKYQKPFPILKDDTEYRCISKDYVSTIEVDGREILKVDPKGLEELAKEAFSDVSFYLRASHLEKLAKILEDPEATDNDRFVAHTMLMNQAVSAEGELPTCQDTGTAIVIGKKGEDVYTGANDAEALSKGIFNTYAERNLRYSQVVPFTMTKEKNTGTNLPAQIDLYAEQGNKYEFLFVTKGGGSGNKTFLYQQTKSLLTEENLTKFVQDKIMDLGTSACPPYHLALVIGGTSAEATLATVKKASAGYLDHLPTEGNEGGQAFRDLEWEEKVTKICQESGVGAQFGGKYFVHDVRVIRLPRHAASCPVGLGVSCSADRNIKAKITKEGIFLEQLEKNPARFLPSKAPAMSPAIDIDLDQGMDKVLAELTKYPTKTRLNLSGTLIVARDIAHAQIKQMLDEGKPMPEYFKNHPVYYAGPAKTPKGMASGSFGPTTAGRMDPYVDEFQSQGGSMIMLAKGNRSQAVTDACKKHGGFYLGSIGGPAAILAKNSIKSVEVVDFEDLGMEAVRKIKVENFPAFIIVDDKGNDFFKEL; encoded by the coding sequence ATGGCAGATTTTAAATATCAAAAACCATTTCCAATTTTAAAAGACGATACCGAATATCGTTGTATTTCAAAAGATTATGTGTCGACCATTGAAGTTGATGGCCGCGAGATTTTAAAAGTTGATCCGAAAGGTTTGGAAGAATTGGCAAAAGAAGCATTTTCTGATGTTTCGTTTTACCTGCGTGCTTCACATCTTGAAAAGCTGGCCAAAATTCTTGAAGACCCGGAAGCAACCGATAACGACAGGTTTGTTGCACACACCATGTTAATGAATCAGGCAGTTTCTGCCGAGGGCGAATTGCCAACGTGTCAGGATACAGGAACAGCAATTGTTATTGGTAAAAAAGGAGAAGATGTATACACCGGTGCCAACGATGCTGAAGCCTTGTCGAAAGGTATTTTTAATACCTATGCTGAAAGGAATTTACGCTATTCGCAGGTGGTGCCTTTTACCATGACCAAAGAAAAGAACACCGGAACGAACTTACCTGCTCAAATTGATTTATATGCTGAGCAAGGAAATAAATACGAATTTTTATTTGTAACCAAAGGCGGAGGTTCAGGTAACAAAACCTTTCTTTATCAGCAAACCAAATCGTTGCTGACAGAGGAAAACCTTACCAAATTTGTTCAGGATAAAATTATGGATCTGGGTACTTCTGCCTGTCCTCCCTATCACCTGGCGCTTGTAATTGGCGGTACTTCTGCCGAGGCTACTTTGGCAACTGTAAAAAAAGCATCAGCCGGTTATTTAGATCATTTACCAACCGAAGGTAACGAAGGTGGTCAGGCTTTCCGCGATTTGGAGTGGGAAGAAAAAGTAACAAAGATTTGTCAGGAGAGTGGAGTAGGTGCACAGTTTGGCGGAAAATATTTTGTACACGATGTACGCGTTATTCGTTTGCCACGCCACGCAGCTTCGTGCCCGGTAGGTTTGGGAGTAAGCTGTAGTGCCGACCGCAATATTAAAGCGAAAATTACCAAAGAAGGTATTTTCCTGGAGCAACTGGAGAAAAACCCTGCTCGTTTCTTGCCTTCAAAAGCTCCGGCTATGAGTCCGGCAATCGATATTGATCTGGATCAGGGAATGGACAAAGTATTGGCCGAATTAACAAAATACCCAACAAAAACACGTTTAAACCTGAGCGGTACTTTAATCGTTGCACGCGACATTGCACATGCACAAATTAAACAAATGCTTGACGAAGGCAAACCAATGCCGGAATACTTTAAAAACCATCCGGTGTATTATGCTGGTCCTGCAAAAACTCCAAAAGGAATGGCATCAGGTAGTTTCGGACCAACAACTGCAGGTCGTATGGACCCGTATGTTGACGAGTTCCAAAGTCAAGGTGGATCGATGATTATGCTGGCAAAAGGAAACCGTTCGCAAGCGGTTACCGACGCTTGTAAAAAGCATGGTGGTTTCTACCTGGGATCGATTGGCGGACCGGCTGCAATTTTGGCCAAAAACAGTATCAAATCTGTTGAGGTGGTCGATTTTGAAGACCTGGGAATGGAAGCTGTTCGTAAGATCAAAGTTGAAAATTTCCCTGCATTTATCATTGTTGATGACAAAGGAAACGACTTTTTCAAAGAATTGTAA
- a CDS encoding FAD-linked oxidase C-terminal domain-containing protein, with protein MTTINKFNQLKAQLEGDLFFDNVQRVLYSTDASQYKEMPQAVTKPKNKDDIKKIIAFARENNTSIIPRGAGTSLAGQVVGNGIVVDVSKYMNKIIEFNKNENYVIVEPGVVLAELNQFLAQHSLQFGPETSTANRCVIGGMLGNNSCGLHSLVYGSVRQHVLEVDAILSDGSETTFKELSKEEFQDKLNGNPNQQEKAIYTNINNLLSDEQNREEIRKNFPDPKLTRRNMGYAIDELMYADPFTEGGGKFNFCKLLAGSEGTLAFSTRIKLNVIPLPPKYKGLVCAHFETLEESLHANLVALKYKPTAIELMDDPVMQAAKQNIEQAKNRFFVKGDPGAMLMIEFSFETEKELTATAAALEKELKEAGLGYHYPLVTGADKIKRVWSLRTAGLGLLANIPGDRKGVPGIEDTAVHPAHLPNYVADIKVVLKKLGLDSVFYAHIATGEIHFRPLINFKDPKDVELFNTLMNEVAALVKKYRGSMSGEHGDGRARGKFIPFMLGDRCYEMVKSVKKAWDPDNILNPGKIVNTPPITESLRVIPGKAIPETETYFDFSKNKGYFRSIEKCNGSGDCRKSEVIGGTLCPTFMATRDEDKSTRGRANILREFLYNNEKKNLFDHQEIYDILSLCISCKACKSECPSNVDMAKLKAEFLQNYYDLHGVPMRSRLIGYLPRLNKLAMIFRPISNFMMSTSLLKSAIGFSTKRTLPPLSKITLNRWIENGALFPENETKGKIYLFNDEFTNYNESDIGIKAILLLTQLGYEVKIPQTKESGRTFLSKGMVRTSKKVATENINLLKDIISDETPLVGIEPSAILAFRDEYPELVEKELQPAAEKLAKNALLFEEFIAAEIENGNIKEEDFTTEEQHILLHGHCQQKAVASTEPSKKMLSLPKNYFVKEIPSGCCGMAGSFGYEKEHYELSMQIGELVLFPAVRKAKDDYIISAPGTSCRHHIKDGTGKSALHPVEVLYAALKQ; from the coding sequence ATGACAACTATAAATAAATTCAACCAGCTAAAAGCTCAACTCGAGGGCGATCTTTTTTTCGATAACGTACAACGTGTGCTTTATTCTACTGATGCATCGCAATACAAAGAAATGCCGCAGGCTGTTACCAAGCCCAAAAATAAGGACGACATAAAAAAGATTATTGCCTTTGCACGGGAGAACAATACCAGTATTATTCCTCGTGGAGCAGGAACCTCGCTGGCTGGGCAAGTAGTTGGAAATGGAATTGTTGTTGACGTTTCGAAATACATGAACAAGATTATAGAATTCAACAAAAACGAGAACTATGTGATTGTTGAACCCGGTGTTGTTCTGGCAGAACTAAACCAGTTTTTGGCACAACACAGTCTGCAATTTGGCCCCGAAACTTCAACCGCCAACCGCTGTGTTATTGGCGGAATGCTGGGAAATAACTCCTGCGGTTTGCATTCGTTGGTTTATGGCAGTGTGCGCCAACACGTACTGGAAGTTGATGCGATTTTAAGCGACGGCTCTGAAACCACATTCAAAGAATTAAGCAAAGAAGAATTTCAGGATAAATTAAATGGAAATCCGAATCAACAGGAAAAAGCCATTTATACCAACATCAACAACCTGCTTTCCGATGAACAGAACCGGGAAGAGATTCGTAAAAATTTCCCTGACCCCAAATTAACCCGCCGAAATATGGGGTATGCCATCGATGAACTGATGTATGCCGATCCGTTTACCGAAGGTGGAGGTAAATTTAATTTTTGTAAACTTTTGGCTGGCTCCGAAGGAACGCTGGCATTCTCAACCCGAATAAAGTTGAATGTTATTCCGCTACCGCCAAAATACAAAGGCTTGGTTTGTGCGCATTTCGAAACGCTGGAAGAATCGTTACACGCCAACTTGGTTGCGTTGAAGTACAAGCCAACGGCCATTGAATTAATGGACGATCCGGTGATGCAGGCAGCCAAGCAAAATATCGAACAAGCTAAAAACCGCTTTTTTGTAAAAGGCGATCCTGGCGCGATGCTGATGATCGAATTTTCGTTTGAAACCGAAAAAGAATTAACGGCTACAGCTGCGGCACTCGAAAAGGAATTAAAAGAAGCCGGTTTGGGTTATCATTATCCGCTGGTAACCGGTGCCGATAAAATAAAACGCGTGTGGTCGTTACGCACTGCCGGACTGGGACTATTAGCCAATATTCCGGGAGACAGAAAAGGTGTTCCCGGTATTGAAGATACTGCTGTTCACCCGGCGCACCTGCCCAACTACGTGGCCGACATAAAAGTTGTTTTGAAAAAATTGGGTCTGGATAGTGTATTTTATGCCCACATTGCCACTGGTGAAATTCACTTCCGTCCGCTTATTAATTTTAAAGATCCGAAAGATGTTGAGCTTTTCAACACCCTAATGAATGAAGTAGCGGCGCTGGTAAAAAAATACCGTGGTTCGATGAGTGGCGAACATGGCGATGGAAGAGCACGTGGTAAATTTATTCCGTTTATGTTGGGCGACCGATGCTACGAAATGGTAAAATCAGTAAAAAAAGCATGGGATCCGGATAACATTCTCAATCCTGGAAAAATTGTAAATACACCACCCATTACCGAAAGCCTGCGCGTAATTCCCGGCAAAGCCATTCCCGAAACGGAAACCTACTTTGATTTCTCGAAAAACAAAGGCTATTTCCGAAGTATAGAAAAATGTAATGGCTCGGGCGACTGCCGCAAAAGTGAAGTTATTGGCGGCACCCTCTGCCCTACTTTTATGGCTACCCGCGACGAGGACAAAAGTACCCGCGGTCGTGCCAATATCTTGCGCGAATTCCTGTACAACAACGAGAAAAAGAACCTGTTCGACCACCAGGAGATATACGATATTTTAAGTCTTTGCATCTCGTGCAAGGCATGTAAAAGCGAGTGTCCAAGTAATGTAGATATGGCCAAATTAAAAGCCGAATTCCTGCAAAATTATTACGATTTGCACGGCGTTCCGATGCGCTCGCGATTAATTGGTTACCTGCCGCGTTTAAACAAACTGGCAATGATTTTTCGTCCCATCTCAAACTTTATGATGAGCACGTCGCTATTGAAAAGCGCCATTGGGTTCTCAACTAAACGTACGCTTCCACCACTATCGAAAATTACCTTAAACCGCTGGATTGAAAACGGAGCCCTTTTTCCTGAAAATGAAACTAAAGGCAAAATTTACCTTTTTAACGATGAGTTTACCAATTACAACGAAAGTGATATTGGAATTAAAGCCATTCTGCTGTTAACCCAACTGGGTTACGAAGTTAAAATTCCGCAAACCAAAGAAAGCGGACGAACTTTTCTGTCGAAAGGTATGGTGCGGACTTCTAAAAAAGTGGCCACCGAAAATATAAACCTGTTAAAAGACATTATTTCCGACGAAACACCACTGGTTGGAATTGAGCCATCCGCAATACTGGCTTTCCGCGATGAATACCCGGAATTGGTAGAAAAAGAGCTACAACCGGCTGCCGAAAAACTTGCGAAAAACGCACTCCTTTTTGAAGAATTTATAGCTGCTGAAATCGAAAACGGAAATATTAAAGAAGAGGATTTTACTACAGAAGAACAACATATTTTATTGCACGGACATTGCCAGCAAAAAGCAGTGGCTTCAACCGAACCATCGAAAAAAATGTTGTCGCTGCCCAAAAACTATTTTGTAAAAGAAATTCCGTCGGGCTGTTGTGGTATGGCCGGCTCGTTTGGCTACGAAAAAGAACATTACGAGCTTTCGATGCAAATTGGAGAGTTGGTGCTTTTCCCTGCAGTTCGAAAGGCTAAAGACGATTACATAATTTCCGCTCCGGGAACTTCATGCCGCCATCATATAAAAGATGGAACGGGCAAAAGTGCTTTGCATCCGGTGGAAGTGCTTTACGCTGCACTCAAACAATAA
- a CDS encoding restriction endonuclease, with the protein MNDGKKIEKLVRLIQETLKNIPNTEIFSNFKIENNSGRKREIDILIKSCINNMDIKIAIECKNYKKPIPVEKIEAFNSKCMRIKGISKKVFVSSSGYQADSYEAAKDFEIELFSLDEISEKEISEWFPIKKLRANIKLQLPFNIQIQATEEEIKKIPNEQLTIHFYEKDNPILISGFVWNSVVVPEQNTIQSYMLLDFMKGNCINEKDKQTRIPFSLNGKGIYIIGEGNKKLNILKIESEIVCWYDEVFAHVIGAKNYKKVDSTTEASVVSLDVGKDEIADIVLTNQNDISIFHTTKDGQVYQMRTLASYDPKTDKLKIINEEKNAQ; encoded by the coding sequence ATGAATGATGGCAAGAAAATAGAAAAATTAGTTCGACTTATTCAAGAAACCTTGAAAAATATTCCGAATACGGAGATTTTCTCCAATTTCAAGATTGAAAATAATAGTGGTAGAAAAAGAGAGATTGATATTCTTATAAAATCTTGCATAAATAATATGGATATCAAAATTGCAATTGAATGCAAAAATTATAAAAAACCAATACCTGTTGAGAAGATTGAAGCTTTCAATAGCAAGTGCATGAGAATTAAAGGAATCTCAAAAAAGGTTTTTGTCTCGTCGAGTGGTTATCAGGCAGATTCATACGAAGCTGCTAAAGATTTTGAAATAGAACTATTTAGCTTGGATGAAATTTCAGAAAAAGAAATCTCAGAATGGTTTCCAATCAAAAAACTCAGAGCGAATATTAAACTACAGCTACCATTTAATATTCAAATACAAGCAACAGAAGAAGAGATAAAAAAGATACCCAATGAGCAACTTACTATTCATTTCTATGAAAAAGACAATCCAATTTTGATTTCTGGGTTTGTTTGGAACTCGGTTGTCGTTCCAGAACAGAATACAATTCAAAGTTACATGCTTCTAGACTTTATGAAAGGAAATTGCATAAATGAGAAAGATAAACAGACCAGAATTCCTTTTTCATTAAATGGGAAAGGGATATATATCATTGGAGAAGGAAATAAAAAATTAAATATCCTAAAAATAGAATCCGAAATAGTATGTTGGTATGACGAAGTATTTGCTCATGTCATTGGAGCAAAGAACTATAAAAAGGTTGACTCAACTACTGAAGCAAGTGTTGTTTCTCTAGATGTTGGAAAGGACGAAATTGCAGATATTGTTTTAACCAACCAAAACGATATTTCTATTTTTCATACAACGAAAGATGGTCAAGTTTATCAAATGAGAACATTGGCATCATATGACCCAAAAACAGATAAATTGAAAATAATTAATGAAGAAAAAAACGCGCAATAA